A DNA window from Bacilli bacterium PM5-9 contains the following coding sequences:
- a CDS encoding hypothetical protein (product_source=Hypo-rule applied; smart=SM00734; superfamily=57802; transmembrane_helix_parts=Inside_1_48,TMhelix_49_71,Outside_72_90,TMhelix_91_113,Inside_114_269): protein MKCYNCNSIIEMQPTCPVCKTKIDKSDYELESTKKILSKIKTIKDFAHFIGLFYVKSIILLIVAIVAIVVANYFLFFADNSIFIKDSASFMAWNRVAYMVLALVFVLAFNYYLEMRKVEVFYRDFEKNKNKYYIIWPFKTEYRSIIGDANEYIPNVKIMKKRYRAYEKRDKNVRLLRFNSYKLFHPQKPKLFMSKENFLNKHFDPKARHYLKTDNYDDESFVLTEGTIHGFLYMNNSVITLFNTPKLTKQVLNGAHVLEDTYQDEDMQF from the coding sequence ATGAAATGTTATAATTGTAATAGTATTATTGAAATGCAACCGACTTGTCCAGTTTGTAAAACAAAAATAGATAAGTCTGATTATGAATTAGAAAGCACTAAAAAAATATTGAGTAAAATAAAAACAATTAAAGATTTTGCTCATTTTATTGGACTGTTTTATGTAAAAAGTATTATTTTATTAATTGTAGCAATTGTTGCGATTGTAGTAGCTAATTATTTCTTATTCTTTGCTGATAATTCAATTTTTATAAAAGATTCAGCTAGTTTTATGGCATGGAATAGGGTTGCTTATATGGTTTTAGCCCTAGTGTTTGTTTTAGCTTTTAACTATTATTTAGAAATGAGAAAAGTAGAAGTTTTTTATAGAGATTTTGAAAAAAACAAAAATAAATATTATATTATTTGGCCATTTAAAACAGAATATCGTTCTATTATTGGAGATGCAAATGAATATATTCCAAATGTTAAAATAATGAAGAAAAGATATCGTGCATATGAGAAAAGAGATAAAAATGTTAGGCTTTTAAGGTTTAATTCATATAAACTTTTCCATCCACAAAAACCAAAATTATTCATGTCAAAAGAAAACTTTTTAAATAAACATTTTGATCCAAAAGCAAGACATTATTTAAAAACTGATAATTATGATGATGAATCATTTGTATTAACAGAAGGTACTATTCATGGATTCTTATATATGAATAATAGCGTTATTACATTATTTAACACACCAAAACTTACAAAACAAGTATTGAATGGTGCACATGTATTAGAAGATACATATCAAGATGAAGATATGCAATTTTAG
- a CDS encoding nicotinamidase-related amidase (product_source=COG1335; cath_funfam=3.40.50.850; cog=COG1335; pfam=PF00857; superfamily=52499) translates to MILDKKNDLIVMIDMINGFSYEGAFASENIINLIPNIKKFVKDNIDSGVEVIHYIDSHPNDAQEFNSYPPHCLENSSEAQVINDLDFNEIELIKKNSTNGFMAKNPFDYNKNLYIIGCVTDICIFEFALSAQKYKEERNLEYTVNIISDLVDTFDSENHDSKEINKQFLNILKTRGVNII, encoded by the coding sequence ATGATACTTGATAAAAAAAATGACTTAATTGTTATGATTGATATGATAAATGGTTTTAGTTATGAAGGTGCATTTGCTAGTGAAAATATTATTAATCTAATTCCAAACATCAAAAAATTTGTAAAAGATAATATTGATAGTGGTGTTGAAGTTATTCACTATATTGACTCTCATCCAAATGATGCTCAAGAGTTTAATTCTTATCCACCACATTGTTTAGAAAATTCTAGCGAGGCTCAAGTAATTAATGATTTAGATTTTAATGAAATTGAACTAATTAAAAAAAATAGCACTAATGGCTTTATGGCAAAGAATCCTTTTGACTATAATAAAAATCTTTACATTATTGGTTGTGTAACTGATATTTGTATTTTTGAGTTTGCTTTAAGTGCTCAAAAATATAAGGAAGAACGTAATTTAGAATATACTGTCAATATTATTAGCGACTTAGTTGACACTTTCGATAGTGAAAATCATGATTCTAAAGAAATCAATAAGCAATTTTTAAATATCCTAAAAACTAGAGGCGTTAATATAATTTAA
- a CDS encoding ribonucleoside-diphosphate reductase alpha chain (product_source=KO:K00525; cath_funfam=3.20.70.20; cog=COG0209; ko=KO:K00525; pfam=PF02867; superfamily=51998; tigrfam=TIGR02504), translating into MYSQETIKNLNNTIKEYFPHLYPIEKDYNKAFENVSRLVMLDRYSQKDRSLETLQVNDLVIVVLEHDPTFPSRGIGYVSSIDGNNITVDILEDYRNQIKDDEEYNKSQVVRKKSQIEKPLEIYFEQIAKRIAVALASGENSQELKDEYSNKFFDELKDLNIVPAGRVLFGAGSGSNVTYFNCFVMPFIDDSRGGISEHRKEVMEIMSRGGGVGTNGSTLRPKHAVAKDVGGRSSGAVSWLHDLSNLTHLVEQGGSRRGAQMIMMADWHPDIIEFIISKMQNPMILEWLKENSKDEDIVRIASEKLKFVPIDAKERAFLEDLANNSSDLPSNLVDEINQKLLVGGHYEVENKEFLSGANISVTITKEFMEAIENDSYFELRYPDLDNLTSEQKTFYDTNWREIGDVREWEKLGYPVKVYRSIKARELWNLISFCATYSAEPGIFFIDNANDMTNAKAYGQKVVATNPCGEQPLSPYSVCNLAAINLANFINKETKEIQFDKLRNTVSLSVRMQDNIIDQTPYFLEANEKQALGERRVGLGVMGLHDLLLHSNLRYGSKEANVIVEKIFKEIAETAYKTSIDLAKEKGSFPFLKDNREAFINSGFMKQMNQDIRNDILKYGIRNSHLLTIAPTGSTGTMVGVSTGLEPYFSFKFYRSGRLGKFIEVNAAIVDEWLKYNPDYTADTLPDFFVGAMDLTPEEHVDTQCIIQKWIDSSISKTVNAPKGYSVVEVQKLYEKLYKGKAKGGTVYVDGSRDSQVLSLTNDEAPQEQLVLSEEIKPSKNKETTELRADRQDRNIGTEIGDICPICLEGTVEEIGGCNTCTNCNAQLKCGL; encoded by the coding sequence TTGTACTCACAAGAAACAATAAAAAATTTAAATAATACAATAAAAGAATATTTTCCACACCTTTATCCTATAGAAAAAGACTATAATAAAGCGTTTGAAAATGTCTCGAGATTAGTAATGTTAGACCGTTACTCTCAAAAAGATCGTTCTTTAGAAACACTACAAGTTAATGATTTAGTAATAGTTGTCTTAGAACATGATCCAACTTTTCCTTCACGTGGAATTGGATATGTAAGTTCAATTGATGGAAACAATATTACAGTAGATATTTTAGAAGATTATCGTAATCAAATTAAAGATGATGAAGAATATAATAAATCACAAGTAGTTAGAAAAAAGTCTCAAATTGAAAAACCATTAGAAATATATTTTGAACAAATCGCAAAAAGAATTGCGGTTGCTCTTGCAAGTGGTGAAAATTCTCAAGAGTTAAAAGATGAATATTCAAATAAATTTTTTGATGAATTAAAAGATTTGAATATTGTTCCTGCTGGTCGTGTTTTATTTGGGGCTGGTTCAGGTTCAAATGTAACTTATTTCAACTGCTTTGTAATGCCTTTTATTGATGATTCTCGTGGTGGTATTTCAGAACATCGAAAAGAAGTAATGGAAATTATGTCTCGTGGTGGTGGTGTTGGTACTAATGGTTCAACTTTAAGACCAAAACATGCAGTTGCTAAAGATGTTGGTGGTCGCTCAAGTGGTGCTGTTAGCTGGCTTCATGACTTATCCAATCTAACTCATTTAGTTGAGCAAGGTGGTTCAAGACGTGGTGCTCAAATGATAATGATGGCTGATTGGCATCCTGATATTATTGAGTTTATAATTTCAAAAATGCAAAATCCAATGATTTTAGAATGGTTAAAAGAAAATTCAAAAGATGAAGATATTGTTAGAATTGCTTCAGAAAAATTGAAGTTTGTTCCTATTGATGCAAAAGAAAGAGCTTTTTTAGAAGATCTAGCTAACAATAGTTCAGATTTACCTTCAAACTTAGTTGATGAAATAAACCAAAAGTTATTAGTTGGTGGTCATTACGAAGTTGAAAACAAAGAGTTTTTATCTGGTGCTAATATTTCTGTAACTATTACCAAAGAGTTTATGGAAGCTATTGAAAATGATAGTTACTTTGAATTAAGATATCCTGATTTAGATAACTTAACTAGTGAACAAAAAACTTTCTATGATACAAATTGGCGTGAAATTGGTGATGTTAGAGAATGGGAAAAACTTGGTTATCCTGTTAAAGTTTATCGTTCTATTAAAGCTAGAGAGTTATGGAATTTAATTTCATTTTGTGCAACTTATTCTGCTGAACCAGGAATATTCTTTATTGATAATGCTAATGATATGACAAATGCTAAGGCATATGGACAAAAAGTAGTTGCTACTAATCCTTGTGGTGAACAACCTTTAAGTCCTTATTCAGTTTGTAACTTAGCTGCAATTAACCTTGCTAATTTCATCAATAAAGAAACTAAAGAAATTCAATTTGATAAATTGCGAAATACTGTTAGTCTATCAGTTCGTATGCAAGATAATATCATTGATCAAACACCATATTTCTTAGAAGCAAATGAGAAACAAGCCCTTGGAGAAAGACGTGTTGGCTTGGGTGTTATGGGATTACATGATTTACTATTACATTCTAATTTAAGATATGGCTCAAAAGAAGCAAATGTAATTGTTGAAAAAATATTTAAAGAAATTGCTGAAACTGCATATAAAACTTCTATTGATTTAGCAAAAGAAAAAGGAAGTTTTCCATTCTTAAAAGATAATCGAGAAGCTTTTATCAACAGTGGATTTATGAAACAAATGAATCAAGATATTAGAAATGATATTTTAAAATACGGAATAAGAAACTCTCATCTTTTAACTATTGCCCCTACTGGTTCAACTGGGACAATGGTTGGTGTTTCAACTGGATTAGAGCCTTACTTCTCATTTAAGTTTTATCGTTCAGGACGTTTAGGTAAATTTATTGAAGTAAACGCTGCTATTGTTGATGAGTGGTTAAAATATAACCCTGATTATACTGCTGATACTTTACCTGATTTCTTTGTCGGTGCAATGGATTTAACTCCTGAAGAACATGTTGATACTCAATGTATTATTCAAAAATGGATTGATTCTTCAATTTCAAAAACTGTAAATGCTCCTAAAGGTTATAGTGTTGTTGAAGTACAAAAATTATATGAAAAACTATATAAAGGAAAAGCTAAAGGTGGAACTGTCTATGTTGATGGTAGTCGTGATTCACAAGTACTATCGCTTACTAATGATGAAGCTCCACAAGAACAATTAGTATTAAGTGAAGAAATTAAACCTTCTAAAAATAAAGAAACAACAGAACTAAGAGCTGATCGTCAAGATAGAAACATCGGAACAGAAATTGGAGATATTTGTCCAATTTGCCTTGAAGGTACTGTTGAAGAAATTGGTGGATGTAACACTTGTACAAATTGTAATGCTCAATTAAAATGCGGTTTATAA